Within Bdellovibrio bacteriovorus HD100, the genomic segment GTGTTTTTAAGATCAAAGTTCAACTGCGCCATACGCACCTGGGCTTCCAGACGCATTTTTGGATCGCTTTGTTTTTGATAGACATAGTCCCAGGTTTTCAAAGCCTGGTCTTTTTGCCCCAGACGCAAGCCTTCGCGGGCCAGCATCGTCACCTGTTGCAGTTTGAACTGTTCCGGAGAAAGGCTGTACAGAGTTTCTGCATCGCCATCCTTGATTCCGCGCGCAGCCATGAAGGTCGCCATATCGCGGGAAACTTCTTCCAGGAACTGCACATCCGCCACACCACGGGACGCCGCCATGCGGGACTGCAATTTAGGATTTTTCAAAATGTCCTGAAGCTGAGCGATCGAGGCATCCATGTTCCCCTGACGGAAAGAGCACCAAGCGCGACGGTAAGCCGCCAAACCTTGAGAACTCGCCCCTTCAGTTGCCAGGACCTTGTCATACAAACCCGCGGCCTTCGCGAAGTCTGACTGGCGGAAAGCCATTTCGGCCAAAGACAGATTGGCTTCAGCCATCTCGATGGGCGTGGTCATGCCACCATTGGTAAGCATGGCCTGATAGCTTTTTTCCGCAAGGTCATTACGGCCTTGAAGTTCGTAAAGATGGCCCATTTGCAAGTGAACCTTCGCCACAGAAGTGGGAGGAACTTTGCTCAGCGCTTCTGTATAATAAGTCAGTGCTTTATCACGATCTTTTGCACCCGCAGTGCAAACTGTGCAGCCGTCGGCCAGTTCTTTCATGGAAAGCTGGCGACTGCGTTCAGCGTGAAGATCCGCCAGTCGCAAAAGCACAGCGGCTCGGGCCGGATCTGCCGGCGCCAAGCCCAGTTGTACCTGAGTCAGTTTTTGGATCAGAAGGTCTTGAGTCGACCCTGAGGCCATGGCGTGAGGGGCCGCAGCCACTCCCATTGTCATGGAGAAAATTAAAAGTCCTTTTTTCATTGTCGAGACCCCCTCTGTCTCTAAACTACTTTGGCAGATTTTATTTCATTCCCTATTTCATCACTACGGCAAACTTGATATCGCTGTAGCCCGCCTGATTCATCCCCAGAATGATCTGGTTCAAGAAGTCGTACTTCACACGACGATCCGCCTGGATGGTCGCGGTTCCCGGGAACTCCGTATTCGGATGCAGTTCCTGGTACTTTTTGCGAAGCTCAAGCAGCTCGGCGGTGATCGTGTTGGCATTCACCAGTTTATCTTCGACGAAGATTTTGCCGTCTTCGACTTTGATAACCGGATTTCTTTCCAGTACGTCTGCCATGTGTGCTTTGGGAAGTTCCTGCCCCTTGCCGATCATCAGAATGTCGCCTGTGCTGGAGA encodes:
- a CDS encoding ExbD/TolR family protein — its product is MVTDGILKHSVLTGMIEGQSTITPRGAKMKRQIAADLLLTALIDAFSILVIFLLMNFSSTGDILMIGKGQELPKAHMADVLERNPVIKVEDGKIFVEDKLVNANTITAELLELRKKYQELHPNTEFPGTATIQADRRVKYDFLNQIILGMNQAGYSDIKFAVVMK